A window of the Helianthus annuus cultivar XRQ/B chromosome 4, HanXRQr2.0-SUNRISE, whole genome shotgun sequence genome harbors these coding sequences:
- the LOC110935579 gene encoding transcription factor bHLH87: protein MDDLQFSWYNLNDHEQQQQQQTTFDFDSETMFLNPIHQLSPANWANQAIAAADMICNNPYLEVAKSTTNAGQNSPECILSGNSSADDVSDKVSAIFSDCKGLCSGNIVAGNNNVSGVSSGDSVTEDGGNVSQCSSGKRPISCVGGLDNEPLYKPKRSRSYTGRPASSNINFQQAGNSSETDTEAIAQMKEMIYREAAFRPVSFAAETVVEKPKRKNVRISSDPQTVAARQRRERISERIRVLQKLVPGGNKMDTASMLDEAANYLKFLRSQVKALEHLGQNSTTINASGTSSSIPLASLVVPFTQNRFSMQPYFQFPHENLYPNPPPA, encoded by the exons ATGGATGATTTACAATTCTCATGGTACAACCTCAATGATcatgaacaacaacaacaacaacaaacaactTTTGATTTTGATTCAGAAACAATGTTCTTGAACCCAATCCACCAGTTATCACCCGCGAATTGGGCCAATCAAGCCATTGCAGCTGCTGATATGATTTGCAACAACCCCTATCTAGAGGTTGCCAAATCCACCACCAACGCCGGTCAAAACTCGCCGGAATGTATACTTTCCGGGAATAGCAGCGCGGATGACGTGTCGGATAAGGTTTCGGCCATTTTTTCGGATTGTAAGGGTTTATGTAGTGGGAATATTGTGGCCGGAAATAATAATGTTAGCGGTGTTTCCTCTGGTGATTCGGTGACTGAAGACGGTGGGAATGTCTCTCAATGCTCGTCCGGGAAGCGCCCGATTAGCTGCGTCGGGGGTTTGGATAACGAGCCGCTTTATAAACCGAAGAGATCTAGATCGTATACAG GTCGACCAGCTTCATCAAATATCAACTTCCAGCAAGCAGGGAACTCATCCGAAACGGATACAGAAGCGATTGCGCAAATGAAGGAGATGATATACCGAGAAGCCGCTTTTCGGCCAGTGAGTTTCGCGGCTGAGACGGTCGTAGAAAAGCCGAAAAGAAAGAACGTGAGGATATCGAGTGACCCTCAAACTGTGGCGGCACGACAACGACGAGAAAGGATCAGTGAAAGAATTAGGGTTTTACAAAAACTAGTTCCTGGTGGAAACAAAATGGACACAGCATCAATGCTTGATGAAGCTGCTAATTATCTAAAGTTTTTAAGGTCACAAGTGAAGGCATTGGAGCATTTAGGGCAGAATAGTACAACAATCAATGCAAGTGGTACAAGTTCAAGCATCCCTCTTGCTTCATTGGTTGTACCTTTTACACAAAACCGGTTTTCCATGCAACCCTATTTCCAATTTCCTCATGAAAACTTGTACCCTAATCCACCACCAGCATGA